The Streptomyces fungicidicus nucleotide sequence GGGGCACACCGGCGCCCGCCGCGAGCAGTCCGGCCGCCAGCACGGCCCCGGCCTCGGGCAGCAGCCAGGCGGTGAAGCCGACGGACAGGGCGGAGACGGCGACGGCCGCACCGGCCGGCAGCAGCCACCGCAGCCAGTAGTCCTGGAGCGCGTCCACGTCGGAGACCAGCCGGGAGAGCAGGTCGCCCCGGCGGGCGCCGCGCAGTCCGGCGGGCGCCAGCCGCTCCAGCCGCCGGTACACCGCGACCCGGGTGTCGGCCAGCATGCGCAGGACGGCGTCGTGCGACACGAGCCGCTCGGCGTACCGGAACACCGCCCGGCCGATGCCGAAGGCCCGGGTCGCCGTCACGGCCACCATCAGATACAGCACCGGCGGCTGCTCCGAGGCCCGGGAGATGAGCCAGCCGGACGTCGCCATGAGCCCGACGGCACTGCCCAGGGCGAGGGTGCCCAGCAGCAGGGCGAGGGTGATCCTCCCCCGCCGGGCGCCGGACAGCGCACGGACGCGGGTGAGGACGCCGCCCGGGACGGGCTCGGCGTCCCCGGGAGCGGCGGGACCGCTGCCGGGCAGGAGGCCGGTTTCCACGGGTGTCGCGGTGCCGGGCTGCTCCCGGCGCGGAGCCTCCCCCTGGTCGGCGGGAGCCGGTTCCGCCAGCCGCACGACGCGGTCGGCGAGGGCCAGCAGCGCCGGCCGGTGCACCACGAGCAGCACCGTCCGCCCGGCCGCCAGCCGCCGTACCGCCGCCACGATCCCGGCCTCGGTGGCACCGTCCAGCGCCGCCGTCGGCTCGTCGAGCAGCAGGACGGGCCGGTCCGCGAGGAAGGCGCGGGCCAGCGCGAGCCGCTGCCGCTGTCCGGCCGACAGTCCCGCTCCGTCCTCGCCGAGCACGGTCCCGGCGCCCTCAGGGAGCGCCTCCACGAACTCCAGCGCCCCGGCGTCCCGCAGGGCGCGCCGCACTGCGTCGTCGTCCGCGCCGGGGCGGGCCAGCCGTACGTTCTCCGTGATCGTCCCGGCGTACAGGTGCGGCCGCTGCGGCACCCAGGCGACACGGTCGTGCCATGCGGCGAGGTCGAGTCCGGCGAGATCCGCTCCCCCGATCCGCACCCGCCCCCCGGTGGGCCGGACGAATCCCAGCAGCGCGTGCAGCAGGGTCGACTTGCCCGCCCCGCTCGGCCCGACGAGCGCGACCGTCTCCCCGGGGCCGACGGTGAAGGACACGTCCGTCACGGCGTCCGCGGTACGGCCCGGATAGCGGACCGTCACCTCCTCGAAGGAGAGGGCGCCCTCCGGCACCGTGCCCGTTCCCGGCGTGGGCGCGGGTGTCTCCAGCACGGAGAAGATCTCCTCGGCCGCCCCGAGGCCCTCCGCGGCCGCGTGGTACTGGGCGCCGACCTGACGCAGCGGCAGATAGGCCTCGGGCGCCAGGATCAGGATGACCAGTCCGGTGTAGAGGTCCATGTCGCCGTACACCAGCCGCATGCCGATCGTCACGGCGACCAGGGCCACCGAGAGCGTGGCGAGCAGTTCCAGGGCGAAGGAGGAGATGAAGGCGATCCGCAGCGTCCGCATGGTCGCCCGCCGGTAGTCGGCGGTGATCCGGCGGATGGACTCCGCCTGCGCCTTGGCCCGTCCGAAGACCTTCAGGGTCGGCAGCCCGGCGACGACGTCCAGGAAGTGGCCGGACAGCCGGGACAGCAGCAGCCACTGCCGGTCCATCCGGGACTGGGTGGCCCAGCCGATCAGCGCCATGAAGAGGGGGATCAGCGGCAGGGTGCCGACGATGATCGCCGCCGAGACCCACTCCTCGGTGACGATCCGCGCCAGCACCGCCACCGGGACGACCACCGCGAGGCCCAGCTGGGGGAGGTAGCGCGAGAAGTAGCCGTCGAGGGCGTCGACTCCCCGGGTGGCCAGCGCGACCAGTGACCCGGTGCGCTGCCCGTCCAGCCAGCCCGGTCCGAGTGCCGTCGCCCGCTCCAGCAGCCGCCCCCGCAGCTCCGACTTCACCGCGGCGCTCGCCCGGTGGGCGGCCAGCTCGGTCAGCCAGCCGACCAGCCCGCGGCCGGCCGCGACGGCGGCGAGCAGCACCAGGGGAGTGGTGAGGTCACCGGCGGACAGACCGTCCTCGAACGCGCCCACCACGATCTCGGCGATGAGCATGGCCTGGGCGATGACCAGCACCGCGCCGACGGCCCCCAGGGCGACGACCGCCGCCAGGAAGCCGCGGGTGGCCCGTGCGTACCGGAGGAGTCGCGGGTCGATCGGTTTCACGTGAAACACACCCTCAGTGCACGGGATCGGCGATGTGCTGGGTGCCGATCCGCTTGCGGAACACCCAGTAGGTCCAGCCCTGGTAGAGCATCACCAGCGGGGTGGCGATCACCGCGAGCCAGGTCATGATCTTCAGGGTGTAGGGGCTGGAGGAGGCGTTGGTGACGGTCAGGCTCCAGTCCGCGTCGAGCGTGGACGGCATGACGTTCGGGAACAGCGTCAGGAAGAGCATCGCCACGGCAGCCACGATGGTGACGCCGGAGAGGGCGAACGACCAGCCCTCGCGTCCCGCCTGGTTCGCCGCCAGCGCGGCGACCAGTGCGGCGACCGCCACGGCCATCGCGACCAGGCTGGTGCCGTCACCGCGGTCGGCCTGCGTCCACAGCAGGAACACCAGCGCCAGCACGGCGGTGACCAGACCCACGCGCAGGGCCAGCTTCCGCGCCCGTGCCCGGATCTCCCCGACCGTCTTCAGCGCGGTGAACACCGTGCCGTGGAAGGTGAAGAGCGACAGGGTGACCAGTCCGCCCAGCAGGGCGTACGGGTTGAGCAGGTCCCAGACGGTGCCCACGTACTCGAACTCGGCGTCGATCTTCACGCCGCGGACGATGTTCCCGAAGGCCACGCCCCACAGGAAGGCCGGGATCAGCGAGGTCCAGAAGATCGCCGTCTCCCAGTTGCGCTGCCAGTGCTCCTCCGGCCGCTTCGCCCGGTACTCGAAGGCGACACCGCGGACGATCAGGCAGACCAGGATGACCAGCAGCGGGAGGTAGAAGCCGGAGAAGAGCGTGGCGTACCACTCGGGGAAGGCGGCGAAGGTGGCACCGCCCGCGGTGAGCAGCCACACCTCGTTGCCGTCCCACACGGGGCCGATGGTGTTGATCAGCACCCGCTTCTCGGCCCGGTCGCGGGCGAGCAGCCGGGTGAGGACGCCGACCCCGAAGTCGAACCCCTCCAGGAAGAAGTAGCCGATCCACAGGACGGCGATCAGTACGAACCAGACGTCGTGCAGTTCCATGACGGTGCAGCTCCCTCGGCCTAGTACGAGAAGGCCATCGGCTTGTCGGCGTCACGGTGGTCGCCGCCGAGCTTCGTGGGCGGGTTGAGGTCGGACTCACCGAGCTCGGGCGGGCCCGCCTTGACGTACTTGGCGAGCAGCTTGACCTCGATGACGGCCAGGACCGCGTAGAGCAGGGTGAAGACGGACATCGAGGTGATGACCTCGGCCGTGGACACACCGGGGGAGACCGCGTCCCTGGTCTGCATCACGCCGTAGACCACCCAGGGCTGCCGGCCCATCTCGGTGAAGATCCATCCCCAGGAGTTGGCGATCAGCGGGAACGCCATGGTCCACAGGGCCAGCAGCCAGTACAGCCGGGTGAGCCGCGAGCCGAGCGGCTGCTTCAGCAGCACCAGGAGCGGCACCTCGTCCTCACCGGTGCGGTGGGCGGCCGGCAGCAGGAACCTCTTCCGGGTGAGCCAGAGCCCGAGGAGGCCGAGCGAGAAGGACGCCATGCCGAAGCCGATCATCCAGCGGAAGCCCCAGTAGGCGACGGGGACGATGGGCTTGTAGTCACCGGGGCCGAACTTCTCCCGCAGGGCCTCGTTGGTGTCGTTGATGCCGGGCACGTACGACTCGAAGTCGCTGTGTGCGAGGAAGGACAGCAGGCCGGGGATCTCCAGGGCGACCTTGTTGTGTCCCTCGTCGACGTCGCCGTAGGCGAACACGGAGAAGGGCGCCGGTTCCTCGCCGTCCCACAGGGCCTCGGCGGCGGCCATCTTCATCGGCTGCTGCTCGTACATGACCTTGCCGAGGGTGTCGCCGCTGACCGCGGTGAACAGGCCGCCGACCGCCAGGGTGACGAGGCCGAGCCGGAGCGAGGTACGCATCACCGGGATGTGCTTCTTGCGCATCAGGTGGAAGGCGGCGATGCCGACCATGAAGGCGCCGCCGGTCAGGAAGGCCGCCGAGAAGCTGTGGAAGACCTGGTTGAGGGTGGTGTTCTGGGTGAGCACCAGCCAGAAGTCGGTGAGCTCGGCGCGGCCCTTCTCCTCGTTGATGCGGTAGCCGACCGGGTGCTGCATCCAGGAGTTGGCGGCGAGGATGAAGTACGCCGACAGCAGGGTGCCGATCGAGACCATCCAGATGCAGGCCAGGTGGATCTTCTTGGGCAGCTTGTCCCAGCCGAAGATCCACAGGCCGATGAAGGTGGACTCGAAGAAGAAGGCGATCAGGGCCTCGAAGGCGAGCGGGGCTCCGAAGACGTCACCGACGAACCGCGAGTAGTCGGACCAGTTCATGCCGAACTGGAACTCCTGCACGATTCCGGTGACCACACCCATCGCGATGTTGATCAGGAAGAGCTTGCCCCAGAACTTCGTCGCCCTGAGGTACTTCTCCTTCTCCGTACGCACCCAGGCGGTCTGCAGCCCGGCGACGAGGGCGGCGAGCGAGATCGTCAGGGGAACGAAGAGGAAGTGGTAGACGGTGGTGATACCGAACTGCCATCGCGCCAGGGTCTCCGGCGCCAGAGCCAGATCCACGTCGTCGCTCCTTACTTCGCCGTGGTCACGGCGTCCTGCCTTGATCCCGTTCGTCCCCGACATCTCGGAGCAAACGGGATGCGCTTGTGAACGCGTTCACATTCACAAGCAATTATGACCTACCGCTTTTCCGACCGGAAAGGGGGGTCCACTGTGACGTCAACCCCTTTGTGTCGACCTGTCGGCGCGCACACGACGGCGGCCGACGGATCACCGTCGGCCGCCTGAACGTTTCGGCTGGTCGGAGCCCCTGGGGCGCCCGGCTCAGAGATCCTTGCGGAAGCCCTCCGCCACCTTCAGGAAGATGTCGTTCGCCTCGGTCTCGCCGACCGTGACCCGCACACCCTCCCCGGCGAACGGCCGGACGACCGCACCCGCCTGCTCGCACGCCTGCGCGAACGGCACGGTGCTCTCCCCCAGCCGCAGCCACACGAAGTTGGCCTGTGTGTCGGGCACCGTCCAGCCCTGGCCGCGCAGCGCGTCCATCACACGGTTGCGCTCGCACACCAGTGAGCCGACCCGGCCGATCAGCTCGTCCTCGGCCCGCAGCGAGGCGATCGCCGCGTCCTGCGCGATCTGGCTCACGCCGAACGGCACCGCCGTCTTGCGCAGTGCCGCCGCCACCGGCTCGTGGGCGATGGCGAAACCGACGCGCAACCCCGCCAGGCCGTACGCCTTGGAGAAGGTCCGCAGCACGCAGACGTTGGGCCGCTCCCGGTAGATCTCCACGCCGTCCGGCACGTCGGTGTCCCGGACGAACTCACGGTAGGCCTCGTCGAGCACCACCAGGACGTCGCCGGGCACCCGGTCGAGGAACCGCTCCAGCTCGGCCCTGCGCACCGCCGTGCCGGTGGGGTTGTTGGGGTTGCAGACGAAGACGAGCCGCGTCCGGTCGGTGATCGCGTCGGCCATCGCGTCCAGGTCGTGCACATCGCCCTCGGTGAGCGGCACCTGCACCGAGGTGGCCCCGCTGATCTGCGTGATGATCGGGTAGGCCTCGAAGGAGCGCCAGGCGTAGATCACCTCGTCACCGGGGCCCGAGGTGGCCTGCAGCAGCTGCTGGGCGACGCCGACCGAGCCGGTGCCGGTGGCCACGTGGGACACCGGGACCGCGAAGCGCTCGGCCAGCTCCGCCGTCAGCGCCGTACAGGCCATGTCCGGGTAGCGGTTGAACGAGGCGGCCGAGGCCGTCACGGTCTCCATCACGCCCGGCAGCGGCGGATAGGGGTTCTCGTTGGAGGACAGCTTGTACGCCGCCGGTCCGCCGGCCGCCGCCGGTTTGCCCGGCTTGTACGTGGGGATCCCCTCCAGCTCGGCGCGCAGCTTGGGGCTCGTCTCGCTCACCGCAGTCCTCCTCGCGAAGACCGGCGGCACCCGTGTCCGCCGCCGACATCCAATACTGCTCACCTTATGAGGATTCGGCCCCGCTGCGTATAGGAGGGGACGAGGCGTGCTTCCCGGGGGCCGGAGGGTCCGGCGCGCCCGCCGGAAGGCCGGGTCCTCGCG carries:
- the cydB gene encoding cytochrome d ubiquinol oxidase subunit II, yielding MELHDVWFVLIAVLWIGYFFLEGFDFGVGVLTRLLARDRAEKRVLINTIGPVWDGNEVWLLTAGGATFAAFPEWYATLFSGFYLPLLVILVCLIVRGVAFEYRAKRPEEHWQRNWETAIFWTSLIPAFLWGVAFGNIVRGVKIDAEFEYVGTVWDLLNPYALLGGLVTLSLFTFHGTVFTALKTVGEIRARARKLALRVGLVTAVLALVFLLWTQADRGDGTSLVAMAVAVAALVAALAANQAGREGWSFALSGVTIVAAVAMLFLTLFPNVMPSTLDADWSLTVTNASSSPYTLKIMTWLAVIATPLVMLYQGWTYWVFRKRIGTQHIADPVH
- the hisC gene encoding histidinol-phosphate transaminase produces the protein MSETSPKLRAELEGIPTYKPGKPAAAGGPAAYKLSSNENPYPPLPGVMETVTASAASFNRYPDMACTALTAELAERFAVPVSHVATGTGSVGVAQQLLQATSGPGDEVIYAWRSFEAYPIITQISGATSVQVPLTEGDVHDLDAMADAITDRTRLVFVCNPNNPTGTAVRRAELERFLDRVPGDVLVVLDEAYREFVRDTDVPDGVEIYRERPNVCVLRTFSKAYGLAGLRVGFAIAHEPVAAALRKTAVPFGVSQIAQDAAIASLRAEDELIGRVGSLVCERNRVMDALRGQGWTVPDTQANFVWLRLGESTVPFAQACEQAGAVVRPFAGEGVRVTVGETEANDIFLKVAEGFRKDL
- the cydD gene encoding thiol reductant ABC exporter subunit CydD translates to MKPIDPRLLRYARATRGFLAAVVALGAVGAVLVIAQAMLIAEIVVGAFEDGLSAGDLTTPLVLLAAVAAGRGLVGWLTELAAHRASAAVKSELRGRLLERATALGPGWLDGQRTGSLVALATRGVDALDGYFSRYLPQLGLAVVVPVAVLARIVTEEWVSAAIIVGTLPLIPLFMALIGWATQSRMDRQWLLLSRLSGHFLDVVAGLPTLKVFGRAKAQAESIRRITADYRRATMRTLRIAFISSFALELLATLSVALVAVTIGMRLVYGDMDLYTGLVILILAPEAYLPLRQVGAQYHAAAEGLGAAEEIFSVLETPAPTPGTGTVPEGALSFEEVTVRYPGRTADAVTDVSFTVGPGETVALVGPSGAGKSTLLHALLGFVRPTGGRVRIGGADLAGLDLAAWHDRVAWVPQRPHLYAGTITENVRLARPGADDDAVRRALRDAGALEFVEALPEGAGTVLGEDGAGLSAGQRQRLALARAFLADRPVLLLDEPTAALDGATEAGIVAAVRRLAAGRTVLLVVHRPALLALADRVVRLAEPAPADQGEAPRREQPGTATPVETGLLPGSGPAAPGDAEPVPGGVLTRVRALSGARRGRITLALLLGTLALGSAVGLMATSGWLISRASEQPPVLYLMVAVTATRAFGIGRAVFRYAERLVSHDAVLRMLADTRVAVYRRLERLAPAGLRGARRGDLLSRLVSDVDALQDYWLRWLLPAGAAVAVSALSVGFTAWLLPEAGAVLAAGLLAAGAGVPLLTGAVARRAERRLAPARGALATRVTDLLTGTAELTVAGALPARTAEARRADGVLTRIASRAATATALGDGLTALISGLTVAAAALAGVQGVASGRLDGVALAVVILTPLAAFEAVLGMPLAVQYRQRVRRSAERVYEVLDAPAPVREPESPRQAPASPFPLVVRGLVARHPGQDRDALAGVDLTLERGRRIAVVGPSGSGKTTLAQALLRFLDPDTGSYTLAGVDAYALDGDDVRRLVGLCAQDAHLFNSSVRENLLLARKDATEDALRDALGRARLLEWADGLPEGLDTLVGEHGAWLSGGQRQRLALARALLADFPVLVLDEPAEHLDLPTADALTADLLDATEGRTTLLITHRLAGLEAVDEVVVLDEGRVVQRGPYAELVSVPGELRAMARREEEAGLLVAVR
- a CDS encoding cytochrome ubiquinol oxidase subunit I; translation: MDLALAPETLARWQFGITTVYHFLFVPLTISLAALVAGLQTAWVRTEKEKYLRATKFWGKLFLINIAMGVVTGIVQEFQFGMNWSDYSRFVGDVFGAPLAFEALIAFFFESTFIGLWIFGWDKLPKKIHLACIWMVSIGTLLSAYFILAANSWMQHPVGYRINEEKGRAELTDFWLVLTQNTTLNQVFHSFSAAFLTGGAFMVGIAAFHLMRKKHIPVMRTSLRLGLVTLAVGGLFTAVSGDTLGKVMYEQQPMKMAAAEALWDGEEPAPFSVFAYGDVDEGHNKVALEIPGLLSFLAHSDFESYVPGINDTNEALREKFGPGDYKPIVPVAYWGFRWMIGFGMASFSLGLLGLWLTRKRFLLPAAHRTGEDEVPLLVLLKQPLGSRLTRLYWLLALWTMAFPLIANSWGWIFTEMGRQPWVVYGVMQTRDAVSPGVSTAEVITSMSVFTLLYAVLAVIEVKLLAKYVKAGPPELGESDLNPPTKLGGDHRDADKPMAFSY